The Elaeis guineensis isolate ETL-2024a chromosome 14, EG11, whole genome shotgun sequence genomic sequence TCATCAGATGGACTAGATCAGTGGACCAGCCAATAGTCACCCACCGTATCTACGCTTTCGGAATTGGATTGGTTCACCGGACCATGTAATAATTTCTTCCGGGAGTGCTGGGTGTACACTCATAACTGGCGTGTACCTTCTCATCATAGCTGCCGCCTAGTCCATTACTAAAGAAATTCTAACCGCTTTCTGTTTtccaataaaaaaagaaaaagacaactaCAGTAtgattttctttctcaaaaatagaaaaatcagagaagagaggtgggggggggggggggggggggaggggaggggagaagAGATGGTACCTGGGTCGGGCTTTTCCTTTGGGAAAGACGGTTGGATCACTGAGTGCTTTACCTTTCCATGCCTCGTTGATCTCTACCTGTTACGTTTAAGAACACGGTACCAGCAACAACATGAAAACCAGAGATAGAGAGAGGCTCTAGAAGCTTCAAAAATTACCAGAAACGTATGATATCATCTGCAAGGTAGAGAAACATCGGACTTAGATGACATATCATGTAAGTCGAGCACTTAGATGAAACAAACGAAGGAAGAGACGGAGCAGCGGACTAACAGGAGAGAATCTTAACCTTGCGCTCGTGGACGATCATCACACCGCCTGAGAAGAGCTAGCACATAAGAGACGATGAgataagaggagaagaaaaaggttAATTTAcgaaattagatttaaaaagcaAAAGAGTTCAATTGCTTGACCATGACAAAAGAATTGGGCCATTGAAATGGAGGGATTCAGGATCTCCTCATTGCGATCAAAATTTCCATTAACAATGGAAAAAAAGAATCTCAGATCGGAGAAATATATGCAAGCGGAATCTCCGACGATGAGGAGCAACCGATAAAAAGGAGGAGAAGCTCACCAGATTCTGATGATGTCTAGCTTACCGTGCTTCCTCCGATTGATCTTGTCATGCGTGCATCGTCGCCGCCATCGTAGAAATTTCCACTCAAATACAAGGTATCTTCGAAACGGGGCATAATGAAACGAGATCGGGAGGAGAGTTTAAGGCCCACGGGATCTGGCTGAGAGGAGCTTTCCCCGCGAGAAGTTGATGGGAGTAGAACATCTCTAGCTTGCATCCGGAGCGATcacaaaggaggaggaggaggcgatcGCAGAGAAGAGATCGAGATGGGAGGAGGTTCCAAACGAAGCTTAAGCTTGTGGGGTACGATAGCGGAGGGGGGGCGAAATGGTCCAATAGAGGGGTAGAAGAAGACAGATGCGGCGGGTGGGGCGGATCTGAAAATTTCTCCCTTGGATGGGGTTGTGCCCGTCGGGTCCTTATATGCACATTTCTCCCGCACGGCGCACGTGTGATGGAGGgaggaaaaaataaaagacaaaaagaaaagacgGTAAGACTTTTCTtccattattcttaaaaaaaaaaaaaaaaaagctgagctAGCCCAGCGGTATAAACTTGGCTTTTGTTTACCGTCCGTCAAGTATCCTCCTCATGTTGGTTGAGGAAGTGGCGTCTTTGGTGATGGGACCATCTTGTTCAGGGACACAGGTCATTTCCCACAGGGTATAacaacaaaataaagcatttgggGGAAAGGAGGGAGGTGGGGGACGGGGTTGCAGTTTAAAGCACAATCCATCAAAATgtatagaatatatatatatatatatatatatatatatatatatatataatgtgaaTAGcacagatatttttcatcatgcaGAGTGATGTCCACTCGTTAGATTCATCAATGGTTtcgactttaggatataattgtTTTCATAATACCTCGATTAAGCACTCATTAAAGTTTCTACTAAAATGAATTTCAGTTATCATGAAATGCAGGAGAAACAGGAGTACATTGACTACAATTTTTAAGCAGAATATATTGGAAAGAAATGCAACGATATCACTAGAAGAAAATTATTCTACGAGTGGAAGAATGAGGTTAGCTTTTGTTGTTGAGCTTAAATATTTCAGAGAACATACCTCATTTGCGACCATCCCAAAGAATTTACCTAAGTTCTATAATAGGTCAACAGCTTCCAATAAAAAAACCAAGGCAACTTGCGTACAACAGAACAGTTCACAGAGCTCAATATCACAGAACAGTTCGCTGATACgtaaagaagaagaaatctcCATAATTTCTCAGTTTAGTTACATAAACTGAGATGCTTTTCTTCAAGTCAATCACAAAGATATGTTTATAGCAAAGTATATAAAATTACCCCTTAATGTGGACCTTGAGAAGCAACCTGGTTGCTTTGAACCCATCTATCACTTGCTCTGACTTCAAACTCATTCCCTCTGAAGTATTTGAGATTATCAGCTTTCATTTTGCACCACTGGTGCTGCATTTATTTGCATCTTCCTAATAATCAAGCAAGGTATCACATGATTCTCCATTACTTACCTTTTCAAAATAACTAAAACAAGCTAAGAGAGAGCATAAATTATCAACAAAGTGAATAACCCTGCAATTCAATGGTGATTAATTGAGCAATATTATTTAGTTACAGGACTTAAACAACAACAACAGTGTCAAGGTTTGTGGTGTATGAAACATTTTTCTAATTAATGCTTCTAAACAATATACTACATCAGCGTAGGCGTAGCACTATTAGCATAAGATAAACaaatgaataaatatataaagAAACCTTTACCTGGTGTATATGGATGGGCTTCTTCAACCATCCttcatcattatttatgattCAAGGCTAGATTACAAATAAATACCAGCTTATCAAAATATGGTATAAGCAAGCAGATTCCCATGGCATGTTCAAAAATAGCTCTTTCAGCTTCGCATATATATCAGAAAAGATCATATATAGCTGTCAAAATATGGGAATTCTTCTCTTCATGGCAAACTGGATTAATAGACTATACTCATAAAGAATAACATGGTGAAAAAAAGGGCAGTTTGACAAAGGTGATCAAAAGCTTTtacataatttaaattaattaaggtaACGAAAAGTCAATATGCTCTGGTGATCATCCACAGCCCCAACATTTGAAGGTATAAATAACTTAAATCCATTTAAATAGCAGGACCTTCAACTTGGCTAGGAAATTAATCTGAGCCTAAGGCTATAGATTTAGAGATTTAATCAACGTAGCGCTTTTCAGAGGCTCACAAATCCTTTTTCTATTGGCAAGTTTTCATTGTATTTAGATAAAAGTTTAACGAAAATAACAATAATCATGAAAATAACTTCGAGTTGCAAAAAATGATGGTGTCAACTACCATTTCTTGAAGAAATAAAGCTTGCAAATTACTCACCTTGGATGATGGCATTTCCAACCCTTTCAGAAACAGTGAAATGTTCACAGAGAACCCATTTATCTCTCACTACCTCTGTTTGATTGTATTCCGTACCATAAGGTACCAATCTACCTTGCTAGCTTCAATACTCCACATTATCATCCAAATACTTCTCCAATCCAACTATTCCATAAAAGAATCCCttctccttcaacatgagttctccCAATCAAATATCCTCCCAAGAATCACTTCTTGAATCCTCCATCAATATTCCAAAATCGGATATCCTTCCACATTGTTCCAAGAACCCAAAATCTCATCGAACCAAGAATCCCCGATCTCACAGAGCCAAGAAGATCTTCTCGACTCCAAGAACTCTAAATCTCATGAAAACAAGAAACCTAATTCTCAAACCCCAAGAAATCTTCGCTGCTTCGCTTCCTTCTAGGGCAAGATTTGATCCAGGGCAATGCAGAAAGATCGAAGAATTCATGTaaagagaggagggagggagCGGAGAAAGAGGGAGCGGGAGTACCTTTGGAGATAATTTGTCTAAAGTGGAATGCTTCCCCTTTTCCCTGCATTCTCTCTCTCGTTCTTCCGGGAGCTCAACTCGGATTCGTTTCTATGGGGCTTCCGCCGACTTTAATAAGGGGTTCATGTCAAAACCGAGTAATACGAGAAGTTTGATGGGGTTCGAGTTGTATCTTTCGCGCCAAAGAATGATCGGTACTTTTTGCGACGTGCACCGTCGGATCGAGACCCACACAAATCTCATCCGATGCGCCCCTGAAAGCAGCTATTTGGCGCGAAAGATGCAACCCATCCTGTTAACAAGAAAACTTGACCCTTAATGGTCCCTTTTTTGGACTGACATTAAATTAAATGCAGAGCTATGCTTGAGTATTTACAAACAAGCTTTGTTAATGGACAAATGTGCGATAAAGTAGGTGCCTTGTTGCTGGAAAGTTGGAAGTATTGTGAATGACAAATTGGGACTGGTTCATTTCACAAAAAACATTATGTTCCAAATTGTGTATATGTAGATGGTCTTTTATCTCAAAGCATTTTttgccaaacaaaaaaaaatcccaaaGTAGGGAAGGATATGGGGATTGGCTACGTTGTTTCTTGTGAAATTGCATGTTAGAAAGCTTTCATTGGAAAAGGGGTCATTTTCTATCTTGCACTTTATAAAAATGGCAATTGTCAATTATGATTAAGTCCAGCAGATGATGTGAGcgtaaaataaatcatgaaaaaatatcaaaatttataataaaagatatatGGATGGTTCATTGTTATAGTTCTCATCCAAATAAGATATAAAGTTTAAACAAAGACGGCTAACTTTAATATGAACCGAGCCATTTAAAGCCCAAAATTAAATTTCGCAATACATTGTTCATAGGTGAAATGGAGATAGTTGGGCTTAAAAATACTATAATTAAGCATGAGTAAATTGCATGGAAAGAATAATGTATACTTGTGATcttgtatattttattttattttggtaaGGAGATACCCATAGGCAATAGGTTATACAACAAAGATAGCTCTCTTCTGAATATCTCTAACTCTCTAAGCCTTAATAAAAGTTGGATTTAAACTAAATTTCTAGTAATGTAACTATATATATCATAGCCTTGCTTTTAATttatgcttcttcttttttttttcccctctcttAATGATAGAGAGCTAATCTATGAAGAGTATATTTCATAAAGAAAGAGCATGCAAAGAGTGAGATATAAATTGGCAACTCATGGACAAAATGTTCAAGATCAGATGCTTTATAATTGTAGAGTTTTGTTGTTTAGCTATTTAAGCTAAATCTATCTAGCTGAGGTCTAATTTTAACATGTCCAATGAAATTCAATATGAATTTGCTAACATATAGACCAAAATAACAGTTTACATTCTCCATAGTTCCCGCATGAGGGTTGAAAGGGATTGAATAATATCCAACTATATCTGGATCTATTTTTTGAACATAGATATTGATACTTTGTTTTGATGGAAATAGAGATTTCGGTACTTGCCAATAAATTTTGTCATTTTTAAATCTGAATTCGGATATCTAATAATTGCAAAAAAATTTACATCGGAATAATTTTGCTCTTATGCCTAGAAGCAAATATTTTTGACTTGTTACTTGGATAATAAGCACTTAACCAtcatgccacatcattcaactctATCTACAATGATGGTTTATTTTCCTCATTTAAATTTCAATCATATGGTTAAATAGAGTTATTTAACATatgttatgatattttatattttaataatttattatttttataaaaattcaatCCTTTCCCAtgattaaaaaaacaaaaatacaCATTCTTGCATTGCATATATTTTTTTGCAAGCTTTCAAATAAATAGATAATTCATGATTATCTTTTATATATGTTGCAATTAAATAGTAATGCTGGTATTTGATGTACTAGTGACCTAAACACTTAACTGATTGCTCTCTATGCAGGTTTAGCAATAATGCCTTAGATTGttacctaactattcatgcatCATATCCAATCTAGATAGTGGATTCCATTCCTATCCTTTATAAGTACATCATTTATATtagttatcattattatttttcacTTAAGATATgatttatatgtatataatatTTGACTTATATTCATATTTGGAtagaaaatttaagaaataaCTAATATCCAAATACATCCATATCTATTTGGAAGAAATACGGATATGCTTAGTAATTGATTTTTATGTGCATCTATTtagaatatatatacatatatatatatatatatatatatatatatatatatatatatatatatatatatatatatatataacatctatatccatatccatatttgctaAAAAGTTTTTAGCCCTATCCAATATCCTTTATGCTCATCTTTACATGAATAtttctataaatattaaaatcttaCATCTTCTTGTTTTTGCTTGAATTTTATTTAATGAAACTGGATAACCAATTTAGGTAAGATAACTTCACTTTATCATTGATGGATATAGTTGATACCAAGATAAAATAGAATAATCTGAAATATTAGAATTTGGAATGAAGTATTTTACCCTTAGGTTTAAATATTTTGGTTATCTTTTAGTTAAAAATACAAGTATGTTCAGCCTTTCTTTCCCATTACCTTTTGCTATTGAAGTTTTTCCCAAATCTTTTTACCAATCAAATAGAATAGAAAGTGGGGATAACAACAATTCAAGGAGCATTATGGAatagttgattgtcatatgttaTGATTTTGGTTGAATCTTCGAGAATCAAAGACTCAAGCTTTATTTTGTAACATTTAACATTTATTTCAGGGATAAAGTGCATAAATTACATTATTCCACCCTTATTCGGTTTCCAAAATGCTTGTAtatgtttttttttaaattctaacttTTCCTTCTAGTAGGATCACTACCAAGTATTATACTCATGACCATGCCAATATGGATGGGCTAGTTTTACTTGAGGCAATTTGTTTATTGGATGGTCAAAAATTGGccacaacatttttttttttgaataaactaGCATCCATATCTTTAATGGATTCATGaacttataataatatttttaaatttattattataatatatttttacataaaaagatatattttatattatattctaTCTATTAAGTTTTTCGACTAGAATGTTCTTACTTCTTAGTTCCTCtcatttgccaaaaaaaaaaaaaaaagattaaaatactcgGTACATAATTGGAGCCTCTATTTATTTCTATATCTCCATATCTTGTTTACATGGCTTCTTTTACATCCTAAATCAGTTATCAGTTCGACCATATTCAAAAAAA encodes the following:
- the LOC140853724 gene encoding uncharacterized protein isoform X2 yields the protein MQARDVLLPSTSRGESSSQPDPVGLKLSSRSRFIMPRFEDTLYLSGNFYDGGDDARMTRSIGGSTLFSGGVMIVHERKVEINEAWKGKALSDPTVFPKGKARPRKRLEFL
- the LOC140853724 gene encoding uncharacterized protein isoform X1; amino-acid sequence: MQARDVLLPSTSRGESSSQPDPVGLKLSSRSRFIMPRFEDTLYLSGNFYDGGDDARMTRSIGGSTLFSGGVMIVHERKVEINEAWKGKALSDPTVFPKGKARPRGSTECSFFMGHVSGLGEESLDNTPV
- the LOC140853724 gene encoding uncharacterized protein isoform X3, which gives rise to MQARDVLLPSTSRGESSSQPDPVGLKLSSRSRFIMPRFEDTLYLSGNFYDGGDDARMTRSIGGSTLFSGGVMIVHERKMISYVSGRDQRGMER